The genome window CCAGTCGTGAGACAAGATTCCCTTTATTTTTTTTCTGATTAGGTCTCCTAAGAAAAATTATTCTGCACCCTTAGCTACAGTCTTCTTCTCAGCGATACGAGCCTTCTTACCAGTAAGCTTACGCAAGTAATACAACTTAGCGCGACGAACCTTACCATGCTTGTTCACCTCGATAGAATCGATAGCTGGTGACTCGATAGGGAAGATACGCTCAACACCTACTGTACCAGACATCTTGCGAACTGTAAAACGCTTCTTGTCACCATGACCAGAGATCTTGATAACAACACCACGGTAGAGCTGGATACGCTCCTTAGTACCCTCGACGATTTTGTAAGCGACTGTGATAGTATCACCTGCCTTGAACTCAGGGAACTTCTTGCCGGTTGCAAATGCTTCTTCAGCAACTTTAATCAAATCCATTTTTTGTATAAAATTAAAAATTGTTTGTCGTTCCAACGCAACATGGACTTGGACAACACTTCTGCCCAGACAACAGCGGTTACGCCGAAAAGCGGGTGCAAAGTTACTACTTTTTCTTGTATCTCGCAAATTTTCAGTCACTTTCTTCACTTTTTCCCTTTGTTTTTTTGTTTTCTTTACTTCTGCAATGGAATTTTCTTGCCGATTTTGCCGATTTCGCCGATTTATTTTGTATCTTTGCGGTCTAAAAGTATTTACTGTATTAAGTATGAAGAAAAAAAATAGTATCAAGATTTACCTTGCTTCGGCAGTCATGCTGCTGATGGCAAGTCCGGCTTTCGCCCAGAAATACAAGGTGGCGAAGGTGGAGAGAACCCGAATATTGGTTGATCAGAAATGGGATGCACAGCCTGATGCTGAGGCTGCCAGGTTTATCGCTCCTTATAAGAGTAAGGTAGACAGTATCATGGGCCCTGTTGTAGGTCATATAGCTCATGATATGACCCGCCACCGTCCGGAGAGCGAACTCAGTAACTTGCTCTGTGACATCCTGGTATGGGGTGGCAAGCAGTTTGAAGAACAGCCGGTTTTCGCTGTTTACAATATGGGTGGCATCCGTTCTAATCTTGCCAAGGGTAAGGTTACTGTAGGCGATGTGAACGATATGGCTCCTTTCGAGAACAAGATCTGTTTCCTGACCCTGAAGGGCGATAAGGTTCTGGAACTCTTCCGGCAGATAGCTCATCGTGGCGGCGAAGGCTTGAGTCATGCTGTTAGAATGGTTATCACCAAGGAGGGCAAGCTGAAGAGCGTTACGCTGAACGGTGAACCTGTTGATCCGGAGAAGAGTTACCGTGTTGCAACCCTCGATTATCTTGCCGAAGGTAATGACCAGCTCGTAGCCTTCAAGAGCGGAACCGAGGTCTTTGCTCCTAAGCAGAAAGAGAACAATGTGCGCTACATCATCATGAATTATTTCCGTGAGATGAAGGCACAGGGCAAGATGGTGGAATCTAAGATTGAAGGCCGCTGCGTGGTAGAATAGTTAATAGTTTATAGTTGATAATTCTGATGAAACATACATTATTATATATAGGTCTGGCTCTGGCATCCTTCATGATGCAGCCGGCAGCCGTTCAGGCTAAAGCTAAGAACGAGGCAAAGGTGGTAAAGCAGCTCGTAGTGCTCCATACCAACGATACGCATTCATGCGTAATGCCCATCAATCCGAATCTCGCAGATACGGCTACTGCCAATCGTGGCGGTTTCCTCCGTAGGGTGGCGATGATCAGTCAGGAACGTAAGGCGAATCCCGACTTGCTGCTCTTTGACAGTGGCGATTTCTCGCAGGGTTCACCTTATTACTCTCTCTTCAAGGGAGATGTGGAAGTAGGACTGATGAACGAGATGAAATATGATGCTGCTACCATCGGCAACCATGAGTTTGATTTCGGAATAGACAACATGGTGCGCATCTTCAAGATGGCGAAGTTTCCTATCGTCTGCTCCAACTATGATTTCACTGGTACCGAACTGGCAAATATCGTAAAGCCTTATACCATTATCAAGCGCAAGGGACTGAAGATTGGCGTTTTCGGCTTGTGTCCGGAACTTGCCGGTCTGGTAACTGAAGCCAACTATGGCTGCATCAAGTATCTCGATCCTATCGCCAAGGCAAAGGAAATGACAGAGATATTGAAGAAGAAAGAGAAGTGTGATGTCATCATCTGCATCTCCCACCTGGGCTGGAAGATAGATGGCATCGACGATTCTGAGGTAGCCCCAGCCACCCGTGACATCGACCTGATACTGGGCGGTCATAGCCATACCTACTTCAAGCAGTTGGAGTATCTGAATAACCTCGATGGCAAACCGGTGCCAATCGACCAGAACGGCAAGAGCGCCATCTGGGTAGGAAAAATGACATTGGATATTGTGAAGAATAAATAAAAGAAGAAGGTTGATACCAGGCAAAACGCGAGGTATCAACCTTTT of Segatella copri contains these proteins:
- the rplS gene encoding 50S ribosomal protein L19 yields the protein MDLIKVAEEAFATGKKFPEFKAGDTITVAYKIVEGTKERIQLYRGVVIKISGHGDKKRFTVRKMSGTVGVERIFPIESPAIDSIEVNKHGKVRRAKLYYLRKLTGKKARIAEKKTVAKGAE
- a CDS encoding 5'-nucleotidase C-terminal domain-containing protein — encoded protein: MKKKNSIKIYLASAVMLLMASPAFAQKYKVAKVERTRILVDQKWDAQPDAEAARFIAPYKSKVDSIMGPVVGHIAHDMTRHRPESELSNLLCDILVWGGKQFEEQPVFAVYNMGGIRSNLAKGKVTVGDVNDMAPFENKICFLTLKGDKVLELFRQIAHRGGEGLSHAVRMVITKEGKLKSVTLNGEPVDPEKSYRVATLDYLAEGNDQLVAFKSGTEVFAPKQKENNVRYIIMNYFREMKAQGKMVESKIEGRCVVE
- a CDS encoding bifunctional metallophosphatase/5'-nucleotidase; amino-acid sequence: MMQPAAVQAKAKNEAKVVKQLVVLHTNDTHSCVMPINPNLADTATANRGGFLRRVAMISQERKANPDLLLFDSGDFSQGSPYYSLFKGDVEVGLMNEMKYDAATIGNHEFDFGIDNMVRIFKMAKFPIVCSNYDFTGTELANIVKPYTIIKRKGLKIGVFGLCPELAGLVTEANYGCIKYLDPIAKAKEMTEILKKKEKCDVIICISHLGWKIDGIDDSEVAPATRDIDLILGGHSHTYFKQLEYLNNLDGKPVPIDQNGKSAIWVGKMTLDIVKNK